A window of Malania oleifera isolate guangnan ecotype guangnan chromosome 5, ASM2987363v1, whole genome shotgun sequence contains these coding sequences:
- the LOC131155199 gene encoding putative lipid-transfer protein DIR1, with the protein MEGGRKMIGVAVVLAAVVAVSLALEVCNVSEQGLLSCKPAVTQPNPQPPTHQCCQALSGANLTCLCQYKNSFILPSLGINPALALALPARCNITTSAEC; encoded by the coding sequence ATGGAAGGGGGAAGGAAGATGATAGGAGTGGCGGTGGTGTTGGCAGCGGTGGTGGCTGTATCTTTGGCTTTGGAGGTGTGCAACGTGAGCGAGCAAGGGCTGCTGTCTTGCAAGCCGGCGGTTACCCAACCCAACCCGCAGCCGCCCACTCATCAGTGTTGCCAGGCACTCTCCGGCGCCAACTTGACCTGCCTCTGCCAGTACAAGAACTCCTTCATCCTCCCTTCTCTTGGGATCAATCCCGCTCTTGCCCTCGCACTTCCTGCCAGGTGCAATATCACCACCTCCGCTGAATGCTAA